A region of Onychomys torridus chromosome 10, mOncTor1.1, whole genome shotgun sequence DNA encodes the following proteins:
- the LOC118591883 gene encoding smad nuclear interacting protein 1-like gives MQVAIRMKDKQERSWWRLHPTEDALATLEVKQEPLSPEPVDAPASASWSRSPGKRKHKSSGRRSESPRTKRSRSSHYSSVRVKQEREDHARRGREHHQPRKPSERCQGRTGKRERDQHSSGSYQRRSWDERPVSGQGRDGDSQDLQAQEEERNFQNARRLRQEHPQQKEGAGGEAQEVIPRPAGNRSKEVPVKEKPSLELSGALLEDTNTFRGVVIKYNEPPEARIPKKRWRLYPFKNDDMLPVMYIHRQSAYLLGRDRLIADISIDHPSCSKQHAVFQYRLVEHRRADGTAGRTVKPYIIDLGSSNGTFLNHARIEPQRYYELKEKDVLKFGFSSREYVLLHESSDTSEADRKEEEEEEMVSDS, from the coding sequence ATGCAAGTGGCTATCAGGATGAAGGACAAGCAGGAGCGAAGCTGGTGGAGGCTACACCCGACAGAGGACGCGCTGGCGACCCTGGAGGTGAAGCAGGAGCCTCTGAGCCCCGAACCTGTGGACGCCCCAGCCTCTGCTAGCTGGAGCCGGTCCCCAGGCAAAAGGAAACACAAGTCCTCAGGGAGAAGAAGCGAGTCTCCACGGACCAAGAGAAGCCGGAGTTCCCACTACTCCTCGGTCAGAGTGAAGCAGGAACGTGAGGACCATGCACGGAGAGGTCGAGAGCATCACCAGCCCCGGAAGCCATCAGAACGGTGCCAGGGCagaactgggaagagagagcGAGACCAGCACTCCAGTGGTTCCTACCAAAGGAGGAGCTGGGATGAGAGGCCTGTCAGTGGGCAGGGTCGGGATGGAGACAGCCAGGATCTGCAggcccaggaagaagagaggaacttTCAGAATGCCAGGCGCCTCCGCCAGGAGCATCCCCAGCAGAAGGAAGGTGCTGGTGGTGAGGCTCAGGAGGTGATCCCTCGCCCTGCTGGTAACAGAAGCAAAGAGGTGCCTGTTAAAGAAAAACCAAGCCTTGAACTTTCTGGGGCACTTCTTGAGGACACCAATACATTCCGGGGTGTGGTCATTAAGTACAACGAACCCCCAGAGGCCCGGATCCCCAAAAAACGGTGGCGTCTCTACCCCTTTAAAAATGACGACATGCTTCCGGTCATGTACATCCACAGGCAGAGTGCTTACCTTCTGGGGCGGGATCGCCTCATCGCCGACATTTCCATCGACCATCCCTCTTGCTCAAAGCAGCATGCAGTCTTCCAGTACCGGCTTGTGGAGCACAGGCGTGCGGACGGCACAGCTGGACGGACGGTGAAGCCCTACATCATTGACCTGGGCTCAAGCAATGGAACCTTCTTGAACCACGCGCGTATTGAGCCACAGAGATACTACGAACTGAAGGAAAAGGATGTCCTTAAATTTGGGTTCAGCAGCAGAGAATATGTCTTGCTCCATGAGTCTTCAGACACCTCTGaagcagacagaaaggaagaggaagaggaggaaatggtgTCTGACAGCTAG